A genomic region of Oncorhynchus mykiss isolate Arlee chromosome 2, USDA_OmykA_1.1, whole genome shotgun sequence contains the following coding sequences:
- the si:dkeyp-50b9.1 gene encoding uncharacterized protein si:dkeyp-50b9.1: MDGCVVRLHTVKFKPKIDGSRGDFTAQPIKVHFYELLGISDANELVPQVENKDILSSVVALFDVSLPDVGPRDVHDTVYSHGMHTIILLRQPSDVLEEYRSRPLPIPRREPVRSHVPAVVNGDRESEGRYLQVFSESEDSSDDSSDEHEDGEEGTEPRSAWETFCTGLEEFLARARERRAQRDTPGDDQPLLPTAVGAESLIVGAAAYELKTLSTGEKVLQLSLMATRKRYRNCGVGRYIIELLKTQSVCGAYDAFLAHADTDAVDFFSRCGLTDDALLNDKFREVRDEWTNTTLMSYLPPFTTESESRNPGFSLMLPELKLEVEMARTKALAAYQQQAVCVTRLVREVKTLREQLELQRRDVDNLNNELDKERERRHRVEQQFLEYKLRKTRQLLERQVIYESDDPNQNDPESPSEPISSPPSPLDMSLDAEM, encoded by the exons ATGGATGGTTGTGTGGTCCGTCTCCACACAGTGAAATTCAAGcccaaaatagatggcagcaGAGGTGACTTTACTGCACAGCCCATCAAAGTTCACTTCTACGAGCTGCTGGGAATCAGTGATGCCAATGAGCTCGTTCCACAG GTAGAAAATAAGGATATCCTGAGTTCAGTGGTTGCTCTGTTTGATGTGTCGCTCCCTGATGTTGGCCCTCGAGATGTCCATGACACGGTATACAGCCATGGAATGCACACTATTATCCTGCTCAGGCAACCCTCAG ATGTTTTAGAAGAGTACAGAAGCAGACCACTGCCCATTCCTCGACGGGAACCGGTGAGGTCCCATGTACCTGCAGTGGTAAATGGGGATAGAGAATCAGAGGGACGATACCTCCAAGTGTTCAGCGAATCAGAAGACAGTTCAGATGACAGCTCTGATGAGCATGAAGATGGCGAGGAGGgcacagagcccag GTCTGCGTGGGAGACCTTCTGTACGGGGCTGGAGGAGTTCCTGGCCAGGGCACGGGAGCGGAGGGCACAGAGAGACACTCCAGGAGACGACCAGCCACTCCTGCCCACAGCTGTGGGAGCTGAGTCACTCATCGTAGGGGCTGCAGCGTACGAGTTAAAGACATT GTCAACAGGAGAGAAGGTGCTACAGTTATCTCTGATGGCTACCAGGAAGCGCTATCGGAACTGTGGAGTGGGTCGCTACATCATAGAG CTGCTAAAGACCCAATCAGTGTGTGGGGCCTACGATGCGTTCCTCGCTCACGCTGACACAGACGCGGTGGACTTCTTCTCACGCTGTGGCCTCACTGACGACGCCCTGCTCAACGACAAGTTCAG AGAAGTGAGGGATGAGTGGACCAACACCACCCTAATGAGTTATCTACCTCCCTTCACCACAG aGTCAGAGAGCCGTAACCCTGGGTTTTCCTTGATGCTGCCGGAGCTCAAGCTGGAGGTGGAGATGGC gaggacaaAGGCCCTGGCAGCCTATCAGCAGCAGGCCGTGTGTGTGACAAGGCTAGTCAGAGAGGTCAAGACCCTTAGAGAACAG CTGGAGTTACAGAGGAGAGATGTGGACAACCTGAACAATGAGCTggacaaggagagagagcgacGGCACAGAGTAG AGCAGCAGTTCTTGGAGTACAAACTAAGGAAGACACGACAGCTCCTAGAGAGGCAGGTGATTTACGAGTCAG ATGATCCCAACCAGAATGACCCGGAATCTCCCAGTGAACCCATCAGCTCACCTCCCAGTCCTTTGGACATGTCGCTAGATGCAGAGATGTAG